A part of Armatimonadota bacterium genomic DNA contains:
- the purC gene encoding phosphoribosylaminoimidazole-succinocarboxamide synthase — protein sequence MQTVTYTRIPGLPEPKRGKVRDIYDLGDKLLIVATDRISAFDVVLPNGIPDKGRVLTQLSLYWFERTQHIVPNHLVSADIDAIAEAVASAGAQVDADVREMLDGRSMLVVKAKPYPIECVVRGYLAGSLWKEYVQAGGREKPVTLHGIPLPAGLRESDRLEEPIFTPATKAEVGHDENISLEQAVQIAGEVVRELARLSVEIYRFAREDAVQKGIIIADTKFEFGEKEGRILLIDEVLTPDSSRFWAVDDYVPGRSQPSFDKQYVRDWLESTGWDKTPPAPTLPDEVVAKTSEKYREAYRRITGKTL from the coding sequence ATGCAAACAGTTACCTACACTCGAATCCCCGGTTTGCCAGAGCCGAAGCGGGGGAAAGTACGCGACATCTACGATCTGGGCGATAAGCTGCTTATCGTGGCTACCGACCGCATCTCCGCCTTTGACGTGGTGTTGCCCAACGGCATCCCCGACAAAGGGCGCGTGCTGACGCAGCTCTCACTATACTGGTTTGAGCGCACACAGCATATCGTGCCCAATCACCTGGTTAGCGCGGATATCGACGCGATCGCGGAAGCGGTCGCTTCTGCAGGAGCTCAGGTAGACGCCGACGTGCGTGAAATGCTGGACGGACGCTCGATGCTGGTAGTGAAGGCTAAGCCGTATCCCATCGAGTGCGTGGTGCGTGGGTATCTGGCGGGTTCGCTATGGAAAGAATATGTGCAGGCGGGCGGCAGGGAGAAACCCGTCACACTACACGGCATCCCCTTGCCCGCCGGGCTGCGTGAGAGCGACCGTCTGGAGGAGCCTATTTTTACGCCTGCCACCAAAGCGGAAGTGGGGCACGACGAGAACATTAGTCTGGAGCAGGCGGTGCAAATCGCTGGAGAGGTCGTGCGGGAGCTCGCTCGCCTAAGCGTGGAGATATATCGTTTCGCTCGGGAAGACGCTGTGCAGAAGGGCATCATCATCGCCGATACCAAGTTCGAGTTCGGCGAGAAAGAGGGGCGCATCCTGCTCATTGACGAGGTGCTCACCCCGGACTCTTCGCGTTTTTGGGCAGTGGATGATTACGTGCCGGGACGCTCGCAACCAAGCTTTGATAAGCAGTACGTGCGTGACTGGCTTGAAAGCACTGGATGGGATAAAACCCCTCCTGCCCCCACCTTGCCAGACGAGGTGGTAGCGAAAACATCCGAGAAATACCGCGAGGCGTACCGGCGCATTACGGGAAAGACACTGTGA